The following are encoded together in the Triticum dicoccoides isolate Atlit2015 ecotype Zavitan chromosome 6B, WEW_v2.0, whole genome shotgun sequence genome:
- the LOC119322283 gene encoding 60S ribosomal protein L31 — translation MSEKKRAPGPRKDEVVTREYTVNLHKRLHGCTFKKKAPNAIKEIRKFAQKAMGTNDVRIDVKLNKHIWSSGIRSVPRRVRVRIARKRNDEEDAKEELYSLVTVAEVPQEGLKGLGTKVVEDED, via the exons ATgtcggagaagaagcgcgcccccgGCCCGCGCAAGGACGAGGTGGTGACCCGCGAGTACACTGTCAACCTCCACAAGCGCCTCCATGGATG CACCTTCAAGAAGAAGGCACCAAATGCCATCAAGGAGATCAGGAAGTTTGCacagaaggccatgggaaccaacGATGTCCGCATTGACGTGAAGCTCAACAAGCACATCTGGAGCAGCGGCATCAGGAGTGTCCCGAGGAGAGTCCGTGTCAGGATTGCCCGCAAGAGGAACGACGAGGAGGACGCTAAGGAGGAGCTGTACTCTCTGGTCACAGTTGCTGAAGTCCCCCAGGAAGGTCTTAAAGGTTTGGGTACCAAGGTTGTGGAGGATGAGGACTAA